The Hymenobacter sp. 5317J-9 genome has a window encoding:
- a CDS encoding histidine kinase, which translates to MTVRIPEFIRQLGVFVWPQGDDARPSSPLLIRRDVAVLAGVWVLGLMLLLSARAHLGIFLFWNILALSAATVHSLASYRLIPGVQGRRRPFLRYLLKALLLLVVVSIFVGCFALLLTNDNDGPAFGVLNGVFQLLFTVPLSWTLYRRRARGQEAIEGLKQELGQSEATLELLRSQINPHFLFNALNTLYGTALQENGERTAQGIQMLGDMMRFMLHENHQPRILLARELEYLRNYVELQSLRIATSPGISIDTALDEVPLGSSIAPMLLIPFVENAFKHGISLQHKSWIKVSLHVTDNRLYFDVYNSIHPKSDQSLPDETSGLGLANVRQRLALLYPGRHELAIRQTLGEYFVHLTLEL; encoded by the coding sequence ATGACGGTTCGCATTCCTGAATTTATCCGCCAATTGGGCGTCTTTGTGTGGCCGCAAGGCGATGATGCGCGGCCTTCGTCCCCGCTTCTCATTCGGCGCGACGTGGCAGTGCTGGCCGGCGTGTGGGTACTGGGACTAATGCTCTTGCTATCTGCCCGCGCCCACCTTGGCATATTTCTGTTTTGGAACATTCTGGCGCTCTCCGCCGCCACGGTGCACAGCTTGGCTAGCTACCGACTAATCCCCGGCGTGCAGGGCCGCAGACGCCCGTTTCTGCGCTACTTGTTGAAAGCTCTTCTGCTGCTGGTCGTAGTCTCGATTTTCGTAGGCTGCTTCGCCCTGCTGTTGACCAATGACAATGATGGACCCGCTTTCGGGGTGCTGAACGGTGTATTCCAGCTGCTGTTCACGGTACCGTTGTCGTGGACGCTGTATCGGCGGCGGGCGCGCGGACAGGAAGCAATCGAAGGGCTGAAGCAGGAGCTGGGGCAGTCGGAAGCCACGCTGGAGCTGCTGCGCTCGCAGATAAACCCGCACTTTCTGTTCAATGCTCTGAACACGCTCTATGGCACGGCCCTGCAGGAAAACGGCGAGCGCACCGCCCAGGGCATTCAGATGCTGGGCGACATGATGCGCTTCATGCTGCACGAAAACCACCAGCCGCGCATCCTGCTGGCCCGCGAGCTGGAGTACCTGCGCAACTACGTCGAGCTGCAGTCGCTGCGCATTGCCACCTCGCCCGGCATCAGCATCGACACCGCGCTGGACGAAGTGCCGCTGGGCAGCTCCATCGCGCCCATGCTGCTGATTCCCTTCGTGGAAAATGCCTTTAAGCACGGCATCAGCCTCCAGCACAAATCCTGGATAAAGGTGAGCCTGCACGTGACCGACAACCGGCTGTATTTCGACGTGTACAACAGCATCCACCCCAAGTCCGACCAAAGCCTGCCCGACGAAACCTCCGGCCTGGGGCTGGCCAACGTGCGGCAGCGCCTGGCCCTGCTCTACCCCGGCCGCCACGAGCTGGCCATCCGCCAAACGCTGGGCGAGTACTTTGTGCACCTCACCCTGGAGCTGTAG
- a CDS encoding LytTR family DNA-binding domain-containing protein: protein MKAIAIDDEPIALNVVRALAAKVPFLDLRACFTDAFQALDYLQREEVDLLFVDINMPDISGLEFVSSLARKPLVVFTTAYAEHAVTGFELDAVDYLLKPFSLARFMKACNKARELWQLRTPTPAAPPSAPSHLFLKTGYEQVKVRFDEILYLEAAGNYITFVLVGRRLLARLTIQEGLDLLPPEQFTRVHRSFVVANDKVDKVERHQLSLGKAAVPVGASYQLLVQQRLLAPAPAAAPREEGGAGA, encoded by the coding sequence ATGAAAGCCATTGCCATCGACGACGAACCCATTGCGCTGAACGTGGTGCGCGCCCTGGCCGCCAAGGTGCCGTTTCTGGACCTACGGGCCTGCTTCACCGATGCTTTCCAGGCGCTGGACTACCTGCAGCGCGAAGAGGTCGACCTGCTATTTGTCGACATCAACATGCCCGACATCTCGGGGCTGGAATTTGTGAGCAGCCTGGCCCGCAAGCCGTTGGTTGTGTTCACTACCGCCTACGCCGAGCACGCTGTCACGGGCTTCGAGCTCGATGCCGTGGACTACTTGCTGAAGCCGTTTTCGCTGGCCCGCTTCATGAAGGCCTGCAACAAGGCCCGCGAGCTGTGGCAGCTGCGCACGCCCACTCCGGCCGCACCCCCTTCAGCCCCGAGCCACCTCTTTCTGAAAACCGGTTATGAGCAGGTGAAGGTGCGTTTCGATGAGATTCTGTACCTCGAAGCGGCTGGCAACTATATCACCTTCGTGCTAGTGGGCCGTCGCCTGTTGGCCCGGCTCACCATTCAGGAAGGGCTCGATTTGCTGCCGCCCGAGCAGTTCACGCGGGTACACCGCTCCTTCGTGGTGGCCAACGACAAGGTGGATAAAGTGGAGCGGCACCAGCTCAGCCTCGGCAAAGCCGCGGTGCCGGTGGGCGCTTCCTACCAACTGCTGGTGCAGCAGCGGCTGCTGGCGCCTGCCCCGGCCGCCGCGCCGCGCGAGGAGGGTGGGGCAGGCGCATGA
- a CDS encoding amidohydrolase family protein codes for MLPAQLSAQAGAPVPASGAVLLRPAAVFDGQERHVGWAVLVEDDRIKAVGPAAQLAAPAGARTLELPGLTLLPGLIEGHSHLLLHPYNETSWGDQVLLESQALRVARATAHAQRTLLAGFTTARDLGTEGAGFADVGLKQAIDQGLIPGPRLLVATKALVATGSYGPKLSVDEDVPQGAQEADGVDGIIRAVREQIGKGADVIKVYADYRWGLNGSAQPTFSQDELALIVQTARSAGRGVVAHASTPEGMRRAVLAGVETIEHGDEGTLEVFQLMKKRGVALCPTVAAGDATSLYKGWKKGQEPLPPRLQAKHLSMQAALKAGVTLAMGGDVGVFAHGDNAREMELLVQDYGLTPLQVLRQATSGNAQIFHLADRGSIRSGLLADLVAVAGDPTLDVAAVRQVRLVMKGGVLFKQP; via the coding sequence CTGTTGCCGGCGCAGCTGAGCGCCCAAGCCGGGGCCCCGGTCCCCGCATCCGGGGCCGTTCTCCTGCGCCCCGCCGCCGTGTTCGACGGGCAGGAACGGCACGTGGGCTGGGCGGTGCTGGTCGAAGATGACCGCATCAAGGCCGTGGGGCCCGCGGCGCAGCTGGCCGCGCCCGCCGGCGCCCGCACCCTGGAACTGCCCGGCCTCACGCTGCTGCCCGGCCTGATTGAGGGCCATTCGCACCTGCTGCTGCACCCCTACAACGAAACCTCCTGGGGCGACCAGGTGCTGCTGGAGTCGCAGGCCCTGCGGGTGGCGCGGGCCACAGCGCACGCCCAGCGCACGCTACTGGCCGGCTTCACCACCGCCCGCGACCTCGGCACCGAAGGGGCCGGATTTGCCGATGTGGGCCTCAAGCAGGCCATCGACCAGGGCCTCATTCCCGGACCGCGCCTGCTGGTGGCCACCAAAGCGCTGGTGGCCACGGGCAGCTACGGCCCCAAGCTCTCGGTAGACGAAGACGTGCCCCAGGGCGCCCAGGAAGCCGATGGCGTCGACGGCATTATCCGGGCCGTGCGCGAGCAAATCGGCAAGGGCGCCGACGTCATCAAAGTGTACGCCGACTACCGTTGGGGGCTCAACGGCAGCGCCCAGCCCACTTTCTCGCAGGACGAGCTGGCCCTGATAGTGCAAACCGCCCGCTCGGCGGGCCGGGGCGTGGTGGCCCACGCCAGCACACCCGAGGGCATGCGCCGCGCCGTGCTGGCCGGCGTCGAAACCATCGAGCACGGCGACGAAGGCACGCTGGAAGTCTTTCAGTTGATGAAAAAGCGCGGCGTGGCCCTGTGCCCCACCGTGGCCGCCGGCGACGCCACTTCCCTGTATAAAGGCTGGAAAAAAGGCCAGGAGCCGCTGCCGCCCCGCCTGCAGGCCAAGCACCTCAGCATGCAGGCCGCCCTGAAAGCCGGCGTGACCCTGGCCATGGGCGGCGACGTGGGCGTGTTCGCGCACGGCGACAACGCCCGCGAAATGGAGTTGCTGGTGCAGGACTACGGCCTCACGCCGCTGCAGGTGCTGCGCCAGGCCACCAGCGGCAACGCCCAGATTTTCCACCTCGCCGACCGCGGCAGCATCCGCTCCGGCCTGCTGGCCGACCTCGTGGCCGTGGCCGGCGACCCCACTCTGGACGTGGCCGCCGTGCGCCAGGTGCGGCTGGTGATGAAAGGCGGTGTGCTCTTCAAGCAGCCCTGA
- a CDS encoding head GIN domain-containing protein encodes MNKLFFSAAVAAVSLASCTVQAQVKQPRQVGSFDAVSSSGGIDVVLTQGSTASVLVEASDEAQAHLVTKVEGGMLKIGWENGFSWKNLLSNNRKANVYITCPRLTGLSLSGGADANGRSTFSADHFKISASGGSDVKLSLTAKTLTCSASGGSDVDLSGRVDQQTVEVSGGSDYNSYGLQSSKATVRASGGSDVELTVDGELAASASGGSDVRYKGTARMANASHSGGSSVRRAN; translated from the coding sequence ATGAACAAGTTATTCTTTTCGGCTGCTGTGGCGGCCGTTTCGCTCGCCTCCTGCACCGTTCAGGCCCAGGTGAAACAACCCCGCCAGGTGGGTTCCTTCGACGCCGTGAGCTCCAGCGGCGGCATCGACGTGGTGCTGACGCAGGGCTCTACTGCCTCCGTGCTGGTGGAGGCTTCGGACGAAGCTCAGGCCCACCTCGTGACCAAAGTGGAAGGCGGCATGCTGAAAATTGGCTGGGAAAATGGCTTTTCCTGGAAAAACCTGCTCAGCAACAACCGCAAAGCCAACGTCTACATCACCTGCCCGCGCCTCACGGGCCTGAGCCTGAGCGGCGGCGCCGACGCCAACGGCCGGTCGACTTTCTCGGCCGACCATTTCAAAATCAGCGCCAGCGGCGGCTCCGATGTCAAGCTCAGCCTCACGGCCAAAACCCTGACCTGCTCGGCCTCGGGCGGCAGCGACGTGGACCTGAGCGGCCGCGTCGACCAACAGACGGTGGAGGTGAGCGGCGGCTCCGACTACAATTCCTACGGCCTGCAAAGCAGCAAAGCCACCGTGCGCGCCAGCGGCGGCTCCGACGTGGAGCTGACGGTGGACGGCGAGCTGGCCGCCAGCGCCAGCGGCGGTTCCGACGTGCGCTACAAAGGCACCGCCCGCATGGCCAACGCTTCGCATTCCGGCGGCAGCAGCGTGCGCCGAGCCAACTAG
- the uvrB gene encoding excinuclease ABC subunit UvrB translates to MEYQLTSEFKPTGDQPTAIAKLVEGVNNGEPAQVLLGATGTGKTFTMANVIAETGKPALVLCHNKTLAAQLYGEFKAFFPNNAVEYYISYYDYYQPEAYIASTDVFIEKDLAINQEIEKLRLHTTSTLLSGRRDVIVVASVSCIYGIGNPEEFAKNVIFLKPGMRYTRNNLLYQFVQILYSRTEVEFSRGTFRVKGDTVDVFPAYADYAIRIYFFGDEIESVHKIDPVSGKKLSDEAHGIALYPANLFVTGKETLNSAIKQIQDDMVHQHAYFEKEGRDAEAKRIMERTEFDLEMIRELGYCSGIENYSRYFDGRTPGSRPFCLLDYFPDDYLLVVDESHATMPQIRAMWGGDRSRKTALIEYGFRLPSALDNRPLTFNEFESMYRQAVFVSATPADYELEQSGGIIVEQIIRPTGLLDPEIDIRPSVNQIDDLLDEVDERVKQGDRVLVTTLTKRMAEELSKYMDRLGIKVEYVHSDVKTLDRVEILRKLRLGEIDVLIGVNLLREGLDLPEVSLVAILDADKEGFLRDKRSLIQTMGRAARNDRGKVIMYADRITGSMQLAIDETNRRRATQLAYNAEHGITPRTVRKSHAEIMGQTDLADYRIVETQGYAGPESDGGAALALAAEPVVAMMTRPELEKLIKTTEKQMEAAAKDLDFLTAAKLRDELAALKTMLKGKRE, encoded by the coding sequence ATGGAGTACCAACTGACCTCTGAATTTAAGCCCACCGGCGACCAGCCCACCGCCATTGCCAAGCTCGTGGAGGGCGTGAACAACGGCGAGCCGGCCCAGGTGCTGCTGGGCGCCACCGGCACCGGCAAAACCTTCACCATGGCCAACGTCATTGCCGAAACCGGCAAGCCGGCCTTGGTGCTGTGCCACAACAAAACGCTGGCGGCCCAGCTCTACGGCGAGTTCAAGGCCTTCTTCCCGAACAACGCCGTTGAGTACTACATCAGCTACTACGACTACTACCAGCCGGAGGCCTACATTGCCAGCACCGACGTTTTCATCGAGAAAGACCTGGCCATCAACCAGGAAATCGAGAAGCTGCGGCTACACACCACCTCCACCCTGCTCAGCGGGCGGCGCGATGTGATTGTGGTGGCGTCGGTGTCGTGCATCTACGGCATCGGCAACCCCGAGGAATTCGCCAAAAACGTCATTTTCCTGAAGCCGGGCATGCGCTACACGCGCAATAACCTGCTCTACCAGTTCGTGCAGATTCTGTACTCGCGCACCGAGGTGGAGTTTTCGCGCGGCACGTTCCGGGTGAAGGGCGACACGGTGGACGTGTTTCCGGCCTACGCCGACTATGCCATTCGCATCTACTTCTTCGGCGATGAAATCGAGTCGGTGCACAAGATTGACCCGGTGAGCGGCAAGAAGCTGAGCGACGAGGCCCACGGCATTGCCCTGTACCCGGCCAACCTGTTCGTGACCGGCAAGGAAACGCTGAACTCGGCCATCAAGCAGATTCAGGACGACATGGTGCACCAGCACGCCTACTTCGAGAAAGAAGGCCGCGACGCGGAGGCCAAGCGCATCATGGAGCGCACGGAGTTCGATTTGGAGATGATTCGGGAGTTGGGCTACTGCTCGGGCATCGAGAACTACTCGCGCTATTTCGACGGCCGCACGCCGGGCTCGCGGCCGTTCTGCCTGCTCGATTATTTCCCCGACGACTACCTGCTGGTGGTGGACGAAAGCCACGCCACCATGCCCCAGATTCGGGCCATGTGGGGCGGCGACCGCAGCCGCAAAACCGCCCTCATTGAGTACGGCTTCCGCCTGCCTTCGGCCCTCGACAACCGGCCGCTGACCTTTAACGAGTTCGAGAGCATGTACCGGCAGGCGGTGTTCGTGTCGGCCACGCCCGCCGACTACGAGCTGGAGCAAAGCGGCGGCATCATCGTGGAGCAGATTATTCGCCCCACGGGCCTGCTCGACCCCGAAATCGACATCCGGCCCAGCGTGAACCAGATTGACGACCTGCTGGACGAAGTGGACGAGCGGGTGAAGCAGGGCGACCGGGTGCTGGTGACCACCCTCACCAAGCGCATGGCCGAAGAGCTGAGCAAGTACATGGACCGCCTGGGCATCAAAGTGGAATACGTGCACTCCGACGTGAAAACGCTGGACCGCGTGGAAATCCTCCGCAAGCTGCGCCTGGGCGAAATCGACGTGCTCATTGGCGTGAACCTGCTGCGCGAAGGCCTCGACTTGCCCGAAGTGAGCCTCGTGGCCATTCTGGACGCCGACAAGGAAGGCTTCCTGCGCGACAAGCGCAGCCTCATCCAGACCATGGGCCGGGCGGCGCGGAATGACCGCGGCAAGGTGATTATGTACGCCGACCGCATCACGGGCTCCATGCAGCTCGCCATTGACGAAACCAACCGGCGCCGGGCCACCCAGTTGGCCTACAACGCCGAGCACGGCATCACGCCGCGCACGGTGCGCAAGAGCCACGCCGAAATCATGGGCCAGACCGACCTGGCCGATTACCGCATTGTGGAAACGCAAGGCTACGCCGGCCCCGAAAGCGACGGCGGAGCCGCGCTGGCCTTGGCCGCCGAGCCCGTGGTGGCTATGATGACGCGCCCCGAACTCGAAAAGCTCATCAAAACCACCGAAAAGCAGATGGAAGCCGCGGCCAAGGACCTCGACTTCCTCACGGCCGCCAAGCTGCGCGACGAGCTGGCCGCACTCAAAACCATGCTCAAGGGCAAGCGCGAGTAG
- a CDS encoding sigma-70 family RNA polymerase sigma factor encodes MSAATWFAFGADDVLPDQAAAPVAPRLTASRSSAVTNPPTETELIDGCLRGRQLAQKLLYDKYAGKMMAVCLRYAQTTFEAEDVLQEGFLTVFRTLASFRRECPLEFWIRRIMINAALRQHRRNASLVAVSDGEYPETLASEEFTLSNYNFQELLAMVQELAPRYRMVFNLYAIEGYTHKEIGELLGITEGTSKSQYSRARVILQTKLERLGTPTRHVS; translated from the coding sequence ATGAGCGCGGCCACCTGGTTTGCGTTCGGGGCCGACGACGTGCTGCCCGACCAAGCGGCCGCGCCCGTGGCGCCCCGCCTCACCGCCAGCCGCAGCTCGGCCGTGACCAACCCGCCCACCGAAACCGAGCTGATTGACGGCTGCCTGCGCGGCCGCCAGCTGGCCCAGAAGCTGCTCTACGACAAATACGCCGGCAAAATGATGGCCGTGTGCCTGCGCTACGCCCAAACCACCTTCGAGGCCGAGGACGTGCTGCAGGAAGGCTTTCTGACGGTGTTTCGCACCTTGGCCAGCTTCCGCCGCGAGTGCCCGCTGGAGTTCTGGATTCGCCGCATCATGATTAACGCGGCCCTGCGCCAGCACCGACGCAACGCCTCGCTGGTAGCGGTGAGCGACGGCGAATACCCCGAAACCCTGGCCAGCGAAGAATTCACGCTCAGCAACTACAATTTCCAGGAGCTATTGGCCATGGTGCAGGAGCTCGCGCCCCGCTACCGCATGGTCTTCAACCTCTACGCCATCGAGGGCTATACGCACAAGGAAATCGGCGAATTATTGGGCATTACGGAGGGTACGAGCAAGTCGCAGTACTCCCGCGCCCGCGTCATCTTACAAACTAAACTGGAGCGCCTCGGCACTCCAACCCGCCATGTCAGCTAA
- the wrbA gene encoding NAD(P)H:quinone oxidoreductase encodes MKTLVLFYSTYGHVWKLAEAIAEGARQVAGNDVVVKRVPETLPQAILDQTGATGAQQAFAHVPVATPDELAEYDAIIFGTPTRYGNMCGQMQAYLDSTGGLWAKGALVGKVGGAFVSTATQHGGQETTIRAVHTALLHHGFILVGLPYAWQGQMGHHEVTGGTPYGASTVAGGQGERQPSENELEGARFQGKHTAEIASKLAAK; translated from the coding sequence ATGAAGACTCTTGTGCTGTTTTATTCAACCTATGGCCACGTGTGGAAATTGGCCGAGGCCATTGCCGAAGGCGCCCGCCAGGTGGCCGGCAACGACGTGGTCGTGAAGCGCGTGCCCGAAACCCTGCCGCAGGCCATTCTCGACCAGACCGGCGCCACCGGCGCTCAGCAGGCTTTCGCCCACGTGCCCGTGGCCACGCCCGATGAATTGGCGGAGTACGACGCCATCATCTTTGGCACGCCCACGCGCTACGGCAACATGTGCGGCCAGATGCAGGCCTACCTCGACAGCACCGGCGGCCTATGGGCCAAGGGCGCGCTGGTGGGCAAAGTAGGCGGGGCATTCGTGAGTACGGCCACCCAGCACGGCGGCCAGGAAACCACCATTCGGGCGGTGCACACCGCGCTGTTGCACCACGGCTTCATCCTGGTGGGCCTGCCGTATGCCTGGCAGGGCCAGATGGGCCACCATGAAGTGACCGGCGGCACCCCCTACGGCGCCAGCACCGTGGCCGGCGGCCAGGGCGAGCGCCAGCCCAGCGAAAACGAGCTCGAAGGCGCCCGTTTCCAGGGCAAGCACACGGCCGAAATCGCCAGCAAGCTGGCCGCGAAGTAG
- a CDS encoding LytTR family DNA-binding domain-containing protein, whose translation MQRLTCAILDDEPLALDLLADYCAQVPFLELRGQFHDALAGLAFLQDNPVDVVFMDIHMPRLTGLQLVQLLPTPAPRIVFTTAYDQYAVQSYTLNAADYLLKPIAFDRFLQAVSKVRQAIPSGSLVATTAPTAAPEVPTTPAAPAPADAMFVKNEHRLQRVAFDDILYIEGMKEYLLLHTASAGKILTLQSFRRVEEVLPPERFARIHKSFLVALSRIEHVERGKVQVAGRLLPVGDTYRESFAELIRAHNQL comes from the coding sequence ATGCAACGCCTGACCTGTGCCATCCTCGACGACGAACCGCTGGCCCTCGACCTCCTGGCCGACTACTGCGCGCAAGTCCCGTTTTTGGAGCTGCGTGGGCAGTTTCACGACGCGCTGGCCGGCCTGGCTTTCTTGCAGGACAATCCGGTAGATGTCGTGTTCATGGACATTCACATGCCGCGCCTCACCGGCCTGCAGCTGGTGCAACTGCTGCCCACGCCCGCCCCGCGCATCGTCTTCACCACCGCCTACGACCAGTACGCCGTGCAGAGCTACACCCTGAACGCGGCCGACTACCTGCTCAAACCCATTGCCTTCGACCGGTTTCTGCAGGCTGTGAGCAAAGTGCGGCAGGCCATTCCCAGCGGCAGCCTAGTAGCTACAACCGCTCCCACCGCAGCCCCCGAAGTACCCACCACCCCAGCTGCGCCCGCCCCGGCCGATGCCATGTTCGTCAAAAACGAGCACCGCCTGCAGCGCGTCGCCTTCGACGACATTCTCTACATCGAAGGCATGAAGGAATACCTGCTGCTGCACACGGCCAGCGCCGGCAAAATTCTCACGCTGCAATCCTTTCGCCGAGTGGAAGAAGTGTTGCCGCCGGAACGGTTTGCCCGTATCCACAAGTCGTTTCTGGTGGCGCTCAGCCGCATTGAGCACGTGGAGCGCGGCAAGGTGCAGGTGGCCGGCCGCCTGCTGCCCGTGGGCGATACCTACCGCGAGTCGTTTGCGGAGTTGATTCGGGCCCACAATCAGCTGTAG
- a CDS encoding sensor histidine kinase, with protein MENSVVSPAVPVSVASASRPASGATAPAVRRHWWPRTHDATPVPWWVHVALVVVLLGIDALLYYAIRLSPKSPVKLDTVWFVRNAVLDVFTAALFYWNWVTLFPRTLPQGRLGLYLVLALVSAGLFGLLRIAASNAVYWLMNGKQPGLAAYTGSLWIGLMLGGLLTLVASSGVRMTIEYLQGQRNRRELERQHLLTELGMLKTQINPHFLFNTLNNIYSLTSRKSNRAPEAVLRLAESMRYLLYDSGADAVTLAQELTHLRSFLDLQRLRLPAAEAETAIVLTTHGAVEGAPPVAPLLLLPLVENAFKHGDLAARPEAIRIELEVEDTELRFSVHNYVAAIADLPRQPGGLGLHNLRRRLLLLYPERHTLTVRTLPGEYAVELVLQLGNEQ; from the coding sequence GTGGAAAATTCCGTCGTTTCGCCCGCTGTTCCTGTTTCTGTAGCTTCCGCAAGCCGGCCGGCCTCTGGCGCCACGGCGCCGGCGGTCCGCCGGCACTGGTGGCCGCGCACCCACGATGCCACGCCCGTGCCGTGGTGGGTACACGTAGCGCTGGTGGTCGTGCTGCTCGGCATCGATGCCCTGCTCTATTACGCCATCCGCCTGAGCCCCAAAAGCCCCGTGAAGCTCGACACGGTGTGGTTTGTGCGCAACGCCGTGCTGGATGTGTTCACGGCCGCCTTGTTTTACTGGAACTGGGTGACGCTGTTTCCGCGCACCCTGCCGCAGGGCCGCCTGGGCCTGTACCTGGTGCTGGCGCTGGTGTCGGCCGGCTTGTTTGGGCTGCTGCGCATCGCCGCCTCCAATGCGGTGTACTGGCTGATGAATGGCAAACAGCCGGGGCTGGCCGCCTACACGGGCTCACTGTGGATAGGGCTGATGCTGGGCGGCTTGCTCACGCTGGTGGCCAGCTCGGGTGTGCGCATGACCATTGAGTACCTGCAGGGCCAGCGCAACCGCCGCGAGCTGGAGCGCCAGCACCTGCTCACGGAGCTGGGCATGCTCAAAACCCAAATCAACCCGCACTTCCTCTTCAACACCCTCAACAACATTTACTCGCTCACCAGCCGCAAGTCGAACCGCGCCCCGGAGGCCGTGCTGCGCTTGGCCGAAAGCATGCGCTACCTGCTCTACGACAGCGGCGCCGACGCCGTAACCCTTGCCCAGGAGCTCACGCACCTGCGCAGCTTCCTGGATTTGCAGCGCCTGCGCCTGCCCGCCGCCGAGGCCGAAACCGCCATTGTCCTCACCACCCACGGCGCCGTGGAGGGCGCCCCGCCCGTGGCCCCGCTCCTGCTGCTGCCCCTGGTCGAAAACGCCTTCAAACACGGCGACCTCGCCGCCCGCCCCGAAGCCATCCGCATCGAGTTGGAAGTGGAAGACACCGAGCTGCGCTTCTCGGTGCACAACTACGTGGCCGCCATTGCCGACCTGCCCCGCCAGCCCGGCGGCCTGGGCCTGCACAACCTGCGCCGCCGGTTACTACTGCTGTATCCGGAGCGGCACACGCTCACGGTACGCACTCTGCCCGGCGAGTACGCCGTGGAGCTGGTGTTGCAGCTTGGCAATGAGCAGTGA
- a CDS encoding serine hydrolase — MKNLFRPAAAGFFLLGLLAAPTLRAQTVASAPKAAVAPASMAQQLDDYVREFEKSGRFMGTVLVADHGQVVLQKGYGLANREKGLANTPDTKFRIGSLSKQFTAALVLQLVEKGQLKFDGHVADYLPDYPQPAGGQITLHQLLTHTAGLPNYTAQPTFVTAVMRTPHSPTQLVALFSGLPLEFAPGTQYHYSNSGYVLLGAIIEKVTGKPYAQVFQENIAGPLKLKATSVDVREAADARRATGYEATPSGLQIAPALDMSVPYAAGAITSTATDLFRWSQALDGNKVLSETSKKLLFTPIKNHYAYGWIVYKAKVGAEVDSTLIQEHNGAINGFRSYLVRVPQSQQVIVLLDNHAGQALAELKGGLLRLLHHQPATPVLAAADASPLGAYVGVYELAPTFRITVRQRDGRLFVQATGQSEFETEAVSPALFALKGVPAQVEFARNDKGQVAQLILHQGGRDQPAPKVE; from the coding sequence ATGAAAAACCTCTTCCGCCCCGCCGCTGCCGGCTTCTTCCTGCTCGGCCTGCTGGCTGCCCCTACTCTCAGGGCCCAAACGGTGGCCTCTGCTCCCAAGGCGGCGGTAGCGCCCGCCAGCATGGCCCAGCAGCTCGACGACTACGTGCGGGAGTTCGAGAAATCCGGCCGGTTCATGGGCACGGTGCTGGTGGCCGACCACGGCCAGGTGGTGCTGCAAAAAGGCTACGGCCTGGCCAACCGCGAAAAAGGCCTCGCCAACACGCCTGATACCAAATTCCGCATCGGCTCGCTCAGCAAGCAGTTCACGGCCGCGCTGGTGCTGCAGCTGGTGGAAAAAGGCCAGCTGAAGTTCGACGGCCACGTGGCCGACTACCTGCCCGACTACCCGCAGCCGGCCGGCGGCCAAATCACCCTGCACCAGCTGCTGACGCACACCGCCGGCCTGCCCAACTACACGGCCCAGCCCACGTTCGTCACGGCCGTGATGCGCACGCCCCACTCGCCCACGCAGCTGGTGGCGCTGTTTTCGGGGCTCCCGCTGGAGTTTGCGCCCGGCACGCAGTACCACTACAGCAACTCGGGTTACGTGCTGCTGGGTGCCATCATCGAAAAAGTGACCGGCAAGCCCTACGCGCAGGTTTTCCAGGAGAACATCGCCGGCCCGCTCAAGCTCAAAGCCACCTCGGTCGACGTGCGGGAAGCCGCCGATGCCCGCCGCGCCACCGGCTACGAGGCCACCCCCAGCGGCCTGCAAATTGCGCCTGCCCTCGACATGAGCGTGCCCTACGCGGCCGGTGCCATCACCTCCACCGCCACCGACCTTTTTCGCTGGAGCCAGGCCCTCGACGGGAACAAAGTGCTGTCGGAAACCAGCAAAAAGCTGCTCTTCACGCCCATTAAAAACCATTATGCCTACGGCTGGATAGTCTACAAGGCCAAGGTGGGCGCCGAGGTCGACTCTACGCTCATCCAAGAACACAACGGCGCCATCAACGGCTTTCGCTCCTACCTGGTGCGCGTGCCCCAAAGCCAGCAGGTGATTGTGCTGCTCGACAACCACGCCGGCCAGGCTCTGGCCGAGCTCAAGGGCGGGCTGCTGCGCCTGTTGCACCACCAGCCGGCCACGCCGGTGCTGGCTGCCGCTGATGCCTCCCCGCTGGGCGCCTACGTGGGCGTATACGAGCTGGCGCCCACGTTCCGCATCACCGTGCGCCAGCGCGACGGCCGCCTGTTTGTGCAGGCCACGGGGCAGTCGGAATTCGAAACCGAGGCCGTGTCGCCGGCGCTGTTTGCACTGAAAGGCGTGCCCGCTCAGGTAGAATTTGCCAGAAACGACAAGGGCCAGGTGGCGCAGCTCATCCTGCATCAGGGCGGCCGCGACCAGCCGGCTCCCAAAGTAGAATAG